The following are from one region of the Gossypium hirsutum isolate 1008001.06 chromosome D03, Gossypium_hirsutum_v2.1, whole genome shotgun sequence genome:
- the LOC107938587 gene encoding heat shock factor protein HSF8-like (The RefSeq protein has 3 substitutions compared to this genomic sequence), with protein MDGVSSSGNSQNDASTSGGESQTTAQPQTAPKPVPVQSVNTPPPFLSKSYDMVDDPATDAIVSWSPSNNSFVVWNPPEFARDLLPKYFKHNNFSSFVRQLNTYGFRKVDPDRWEFANEGFLRGQKHLLRNISRRKPAHGHGHQQTQQSHGQSSSVDACVEVGKFGLEEEVERLKRDKNVLMQELVRLRQQQQATDNQLQVMVQRLQGMEQRQQQMMSFLAKAMQSPGFLAQFVQQQNESNRRISEANKKRRLKQDGNDTSAASDGQIIKYQPLNEAKEMLRRIMKGDSSPRLDSFNNNHENFLIGDDASASSGLDGGNSASRVSGVTLKEVPPTSGCSTYVPATSWIPGHSPSAAISEIQPSPCTTSSEEITTSRFPDMSALVGAQKPAAMSIPQTDISMPEVSEMPEMVQESIVDMPAENYVESETGNGGFIDPSTLVVNGSIPLQLDDLPDIDAFWEDLLVPSPGPEDIESTPMDGKGEGNEGQPMDKGWDESQYMDNLTEQMGLLGSDNNRS; from the exons ATGGATGGAGTGAGTAGCAGTGGAAACAGCCAAAACGATGCGTCGACGAGCGGCGGAGAATCTCAAACGACGGCGCAACCTCAAACGGCGCCAAAACCGGTGCCGGTGCAAAGTGTTAACACTCCACCTCCTTTCCTGAGTAAGAGTTACGATATGGTGGATGATCCTGCTACCGATGCTATAGTTTCTTGGAGCCCATCTAACAATAGCTTCGTTGTTTGGAACCCGCCGGAGTTCGCACGGGATCTTTTGCCTAAGTATTTCAAGCATAACAACTTCTCAAGCTTCGTCAGGCAACTAAACACTTAC GGTTTTCGAAAAGTTGATCCAGACCGTTGGGAATTTGCAAATGAGGGATTTTTAAGAGGTCAGAAACACCTACTTCGAAACATTAGCCGGCGAAAGCCAGCTCATGGCCACGGTCATCAGCAGACACAGCAATCACATGGACAGAGTTCATCTGTGGATGCCTGTGTTGAGGTTGGGAAATTCGGGCTTGAGGAAGAGGTTGAGAGGCTTAAGAGAGACAAGAATGTGCTTATGCAGGAACTTGTTAGGTTGAGGCAGCAGCAACAGGCTACTGATAACCAGCTGCAGGTCATGGTGCAACGTCTTCAGGGGATGGAGCAGCGTCAGCAGCAGATGATGTCATTCTTAGCAAAGGCTATGCAGAGCCCTGGCTTTTTGGCTCAATTTGTCCAGCAACAAAATGAGAGCAATAGGCGCATAAGTGAAGCCAACAAGAAAAGGAGGCTCAAGCAGGATGGTAATGATACTTCTGCTGCATCTGATGGACAGATTATTAAATATCAACCTTTGAATGAGGCGAAAGAAATGCTGAGGCAGATTATGAAAGGGGATTCCTCTCCCAGGCTGGACTCCTTTAACAACAATCATGAAAATTTCCTGATCGGTGATGATGTGTCTGCATCCAGTGGATTGGATGGTGGTAACTCTGCAAGCCGTGTTTCAGGGGTGACTCTTAAAGAGGTCCCACCAACTTCAGGGTGTTCAACGTATGTGCCAGCTACTTCATGGATTCCAGGGCATAGTCCCTCAGCTGCAATATCTGAAATACAACCTTCCCCATGTACAACATCCTCCGAAGAAATTACAACATCGCGATTTCCAGATATGAGTGCACTTGTTGGAGCACAAAAGCCAGCAGCCATGTCCATTCCTCAGACAGATATAAGTATGCCTGAGGTTTCTGAAATGCCGGAAATGGTCCAAGAAAGCATTGTTGATATGCCAGCAGAAAATTACGTGGAATCTGAAACTGGGAATGGTGGATTTATCGATCCCTCTACATTAGTTGTAAATGGCTCAATTCCCTTACAACTTGATGACCTTCCTGACATAgatgccttttgggaagaccttctTGTGCCAAGTCCAGGGCCTGAGGATATTGAATCAACGCCAATGGATAGTAAAGGCGAGGGAAATGAAGGGCAGCCAATGGACAAAGGATGGGACGAATCTCAGTATATGGATAATCTTACAGAACAAATGGGTCTTCTTGGATCTGATAACAACAGGTCATAA